In the genome of uncultured Methanobrevibacter sp., the window AGTCAAGGAACATATTCTGGATAAAGAACGGAAGGGAGCCTAACTATGTTACACTGACTTCCGTTGCAAGGAATCCTCTTGTGATGGACTACCAGAACACCAACTACACCTGCTGTCCTACAAGCTTGGCGATGGCTAGCATGATTTTGTATCACTATCGCTCTGAGAGCACCTGTGCAAAGGCTCTTGGAACTTCCAAGGGCAGTGGTACAAGCCCTGCTCAATTGATAGCGAATGCTCCTAAGTTAGGGTTCAGGATAATTCCAATAGCTAGAAACAGCAAGGAAGTGAAGAAATACTTGAAGAAAGGTTTCCCGGTAATCTGCCATTGGCAAGTGAATCAGAGCAGGAACTGCAAGGGAGACTATACTGGAAATTTCGGTCATTACGGTCTCATTTGGGACATGACCTCAACCCACTACGTAGTGGCAGATCCTGCAAAGGGAGTGAACAGGAAGTACAGGTTTGCATGCCTCGACAATGCCAACAAAGGATACAGGCAGAACTATTATGTTGTCTGCCCTGCATAGGTTACTTTGCACATGCTCTGTAACAACCTTTTTATGTTGTGGAGTGCAACTATATTATACAGGACATGGCTTTTTCCTTTGATATTGTGAAGGGAGTAACCATATATTCAAGCCATGTTCGATTTGAGATTATCCTTAGTGGTTTGGCATTGAAGGATGTAAGGGTAATCTCTCCCTACTCTCTTTTTCTTATTATTTTCAATAATTTTTTTTAGTTTTCAAATGCTCTTAGGTATCCTCTTTATATGCCGAAATCCAATGTATTATCAGGAGGCATGAAAGTTTTTTTCTCACTACTTCTTGCTTTTTTTTACTTCTGGGTGTACTATTTTTCCTTTTGTGCCTCTGAAGAGATTATCCTTAGGAAGTTGGTTTTGCAGAACTCTTCTGTTTTTGGGATGTAACAAGGATAATCTCAAACCATCTCTTTTTACAAAAATTTAAATACAACAGAAAATATACTAATTTTTAACTATTATTTAATTTAGTTCATTAAACAATAGTTTTACGAAACTTAAATCTATTTGAGGATTGTAATATTTTTTTAAATTGAGAAGAAAAGAGGAGTGATGAAATGCCAACTTGTCCAAATTGCGGTTCATGGGTAGATGAAGGAGACAGCATATGCAGCTGTGGAGCCAGCGTAGGAGGATTCTCTTCAGGAACAGAAGATTTTGAATATGAAATCAGCGAACTGTATCGCCAAGCTCATGTATTCAGGGATAAAGGAAACTATTATGATGCAATCAAGTTGTATGAGGAAATCATCGATGAGATTGATGGAAGAAATCTTAATGACTGTGGGGACGCATGGGATTTTAGGCCTAAAGCAGAAAAGGAATTGGAAGAACTAAGAAAACGTGCAAAACTTTAAAAAAGAAATGTATAAATTATTAAATATAATTCCAAACTTTTAAAAAAAAAGTTTGATCAATATATTATTTCCTATTTTTTAATTTTTATGTTCCATTTAAATAATTTAATAAACGATTTCCAAACTTTTAAAAAAGGTTTCGTAAAACTCATATTTAAAGTAGTTAATTAAACCTTAAGTCAGATGAAAATTCACAAAATTTTTTTAACTTGAAACTAAATTAATAATTGTAGGGAACTAATCCTAATCTATTAAACCTTAACTCAATTACATATCACCCCCTTTACATATGTTTTTTTTTAAAATTAGGATTAGTTCCACTTCTACTGTTTTTCTTGATTTTGACTACTTTTAAATAATACGGTTTCAATATATATTATTAAGAGAGGGTGATGGCACCCATATTAAAATTAGCTATTTTTTATCATTTAATGGTGATATGTATGTTTGAAAAGGAAAGATATGTGGAACCTGCTAATAAAGCTTTGGAAAGAATCAATACTAAAAAAATCGATATTTTCAAAACTATTAAAAATTCTTATTATTTTGATATAAACTTCTTGGATGAAAATGACAACGGATATTTCCCTGATTCTCAGGAAAAGGATTTTAGAGGTCAAGTTCAAGAAGGTCTTGAAAGAGGGAACGGAATATTCATAAGATTGTTTCAATTATTTGTTGATGAAACCGGATCTTTTAAAGATGCAGAGGAATATGATGATATCCTTGTTTTCGATGATACTGTTTACTATGAAGGGTATGTCAAAGAGTGTTACAATGACTTTTGGGGTTATGATGAAGAGGACTTTGACGATGATGAGTTAGATGATGACTATGACGATGAGGACTATGAAGATTATGATGATGAACCAGAAGCAACATTCTTCAGCATAGAATCAAATAAAGACAGTTTTTATGTTGCCTGCACAGTAAATGAGGTTCCTCCAATCACTGATTTCATATGCGATTTGGGAATTAATATCTGTAAAGAAGAAGATGGCTATGGACTTAGGATTGGATACACATATTTGCCTGATGACTCATTCCATACAAATGTCATTTTCGAGGATTTAATGCTTAGTGGTGAAATTGATGATCCTTTAACTCAGGCATTAGTGTTTTTGCTAGAGAGAAACATAGTCTTTGAAGGCGAGGAAGATTCAGAAGGAAAAGATGAAGATATTTTTGAAAACTTTTTACAGGATATAAAAAAGGAGACAAGTGCTGAAATCGCGGATGTTAAAATCAAATCAAAAAGCGATAAGTTTGAAAAGGAAGCTGACGAACTGTTAGAATCCGGTGAAATAAATAATTATCTAGAACATTTTGAAAGATTAAACACCACTACAGACAGCATTTATAATTTGGGAGAGCATGATGTTCTGATAATTCTTAAAGATGGAACCAATCTAACTGATTGGGAGAAAGTGGATAGCAACCAAGACATTTTGTACATCAGTGAAGACCTTTCCAATTGCAATTATTCTCCAAGAAAATATATTTATTCAACATCTTTAAAAGCAGCAGTCATAACTGGAGTGACAAATAAAATAAAAGATATGGAAAGCATGTTTGAGAATTGTACTTCTTTAACTGATTTGTCTGGTTTAGAGACTTGGGACACTTCAAATATTGAAAAAATGGAGTATATGTTCAAAAATTGCTCTTCCTTAACTGACTTATCCTTATTGGAGAATTGGGATATAACAAAAGCAAATAAATTATGGAACATGTTTCAAGGATGTTCTTCCTTGGAGGATATATCTGCCTTGGCTAATTGGGACACTTCACATTTAACTTCTGTAGCAAGTATGTTTAGCCGTTGTTCTTCCTTGGAGGATATATCTGCCTTGGCTAATTGGGACACTTCCCATGTAAAGAATATGTCCGGAATGTTTGGAAGCTGTTCCTCTTTGGAGGATATATCTGCCTTGGCTAATTGGGACACTTCACATTTAACTTCTGTAGGAGGTATATTTAGTGGCTGTTCCTCATTAGTAGATATTTCTGCCCTGGCTGGTTGGGATACATCTAAAGTATCCTCTTTAGGTGATTTAGTATCTTATTGTTCTTCATTAATTTCTTTAAGTGGATTAGAGAATTGGGATACTTCTAAAGTGGAAAGTATGCTTGGAGCTTTTCGAGGCTGTTCCTCATTAGTGGATATTTCTGCCTTGGCTAATTGGGACACTTCTAAGGTTGAAACTATGTGGGTTGTATTTGAAAACTGTTCCTCATTAGTGGATATTTCTGCCTTGGCTAATTGGGACACTTATAAAGTTACTGGTATGAGATATATGTTTAGTGGCTGTTCTTCTTTGAAGGACATTTCCTCTTTAGAGAATTGGGATACTTCAAAGGTCACTGATACGATAGGCATGTTTAAGGGTTGTTCTTCCTTGACTGATTTATCTCCTTTGGTTAATTGGAATTTGTCTCGTGTTGTTGATGCAAGAGGTATGTTTAAGGGTTGTTCTTCCTTGGTTGATTTGTCCTCTTTAAAAGATTGGAGTTTTACTCATATTTGCGTTATGAAAAGCATGTTTAAGGGTTGTTCTTCCTTGGTAGACGTTTCTGATTTAGATTGGGAAATATCTTCTATGATGGATACAATTGAGATTTTTGATGATTGCCCTAATATAGAAGCGTATCCAAGTTGGTATGAGAAATAATGGGGTGAGTTTAGATGACTAGCAAATATTTGAAGGAATTTGAGGAACTGAACACCACAACAGACAGCATTTATGACTTCTTAAATGATAAATGAGCATTTTTAAGCAATAATTTTATATATTGAGATTTAAAAATATTATATCAATAAGGAGTGTGGAGGTGAAAATGTGAGTGAAATACCAGTTGCACCAGTTGTACGTATCTTAAAAGATGCAGGTGCAGAAAGAATCAGTGATGACGCTAAAAAGGCTTTTGCTGACGCAGTTGAAGCTTCCGCTGAAGAATTAGCTAAAAAAGTCATCAAAGCAGCAGCACACGCTGGCAGAAAGACCGTAACTGTAGATGACATCAAATTCGTCTGCGAATAATCTTTTTGCATTAATAACATTTATCTAAAAACTAAATTTTAATTTTTTTTATCTATTTTTTTCTTTTTTTCTCCATTTTTTAGTTTTCAAAGGATCTTAGGTATCCAATTTAAATGTCAAAGTTCAATGTATTATCAAGAAACATTAGAGTTTTTTTCAAATACTCTTTTTTGACTTGTTTTATGGTGTACTATTTTTCCTTTCATGCTTCAGATGAGATTATCCTTTGGGAAGATAGTTTTGCAGAATCTCTTCTGTTTTTGGTATAGCAAGGATAATCTCTACCCACTCTTCACCTCACAAAAAGTTTTTATACCTTGAAATTAATTATTACAGGAACTAATCCAAATTAAACCTTTAACTCAATTTACATATTACCCTCTTTACATATATACAAACTTTTTTTTATTAGATTAGTCCTTTTTTCATTAATCAAAGTAAAAAAATACAAACAGTTATATATTGCCGAATGTATAAATCATACGATATTTTTAAATCAACAAATATATATCCTATTTTTTTAAGATAATTTATTAAGAAATATTTTTTGGGGGATCTCATTGCAAGAAATAGATTACATGTTCCAAATGGCTAGAAATGACGAAGAAAAAATTGAAATGTGCAATATGTTATTAGATAAATATTTAAATTCCTATGTAAATGTCCTGTTTCGTAAGGGAGAAACATTAGGTGATTTAAAAAGGTTCGATGAAGCAATATCTGTTTTTAAAGAGATTTTACATTTCTCCGGTGATGATATTGCTGGAAGAGCTCACAATTCAATTGGATTTTGTTATTCTCAAAAGATGGAATGGGATAAGGCAATTTCACATTTTGAAGAGGCTAAAAAATATTCTAATAATCCTCTTTTCTTGGTAAATTTAGCTATAGCTTATAAAAAATTAAATCAAAATGAAAAGGCATTAGAAATTTTCAAAGAACTGAAAAATTCAGGTTATCCTCTTGATGAGTATAAAGTTGTCATTGAAGATTTGGAGCATAAGGTAAAAACTGATCAACTGTTTAAGGACACTCTATTCAAGTCACTTCCAGAGGCATTTATGCAAGCATCAATATATTCTAACATGGAAGATTACGAAAATGCAATTAAAGTATATGATCTGATCACTGACAGAATTCCTATTCATTTGTCTGCTTGGAGAGATAAGGCTTTTGCTTATACTCAATTGGAAAAATATGATGAAGCGTTAAGATGTTACAATCAGGCTTTAGCCATTAATCCTGATGAGCCATACTCTCTCTTTTTTAAGGGTTCCATTTATATGAAAATGGAAGAGTTTGACCAAGCCCTTCAATTATTGAAACGTGCATATGAAATACTTCCTGATGAGAATGCTTTTTTGGATAATTATTCTTATGTTCTATTCCGTGTGGGCAAATACCAAGAGACTGTTGATGTTTGTAATAAAATATTAAGTAGAATGCCTAATCATCTTCAAGTTTTAATTGTTAAAGGAGAGGCTTTAGAGAAATTAGGCAAACATGAAGAAGCTATTGATAATTATGATAATGCTTTAAGGTTTTATCCTGATAGTCATGTTGTGTGGAGTAGCAAGGCTTTGGTTTTAAGGAATATTGGGAAATTGGAAGAGTCATTGAACTGTTATTATAAGGCTTTGGAATTGTCTCCAGCTAATCCAGAAGTTCTAAATGGCATGGCTATGACTTATGCTGCACTAGGGGATTTTGATAAATCATTAGAAATAGTGAAAGGATTGAATTCATCTACTGAGGATTCTTAAAATAATGAATTTAGGTAAAATGAGTTTTTTGTGATAATATGTCCGATAAAACAAGATGCCATTGGGTGAAGGAATCAAGCGACATTTTAAGGAAATATCATGATGAGGAGTATTGTGTTCCCAATTTTGATGATGATTACCTGTTTGAGATATTGGTTCTGGTCAATTTTCAATCAGGGCTTTCCTGGGAGATAATGCTTATTAAAAGGGAAGCATTTAGAGAAGCTTTTGATGGATTTGATGTTGAAAAAGTAGCTAATTATGATGATGAGAAGATTGAAGAGCTATTGTCAAATGAATCCATCATCAGAAACAGAAACAAGATTAATGCTGTTATAAATAATGCACAGATATTTATAAAAATCAGTGAAGAATATGGTAGCTTCTATGACTACATCAAAACCTTTACAAACGGAGAGATAATTCATGAAAGGAGCTTGACAGAGTCTGAACTGTCCAGAGACATGGTAAGCGATTTGAGGAAAAGAGGAATGAAATATCTGGGCCCTGTTACCATGTATTCCTATCTGCAAACTGTTGGAGTCATAAATTCTCATGAGGAGACTTGCTTTTTATATTGATTTATAATTTTTTTAAAAACTTTGAAAATGAATTCCTTCATTTTGCAATAGTTAAAATTTCAATTATTTGAGTGATACTATGAAATTAAAAGATGTTTATTTGATTGAACAAGATTTAATTAATGAAGCCATACAATATGCTGAGAAATCAAAATCATTCACTTCAAACAGGCATGATTTTCATGAAGGAGGATTGAAAAATAAAAAAAGAAAAATGTTTGAAGGAAAACTCGGTGAAAAGGCCGTGAAAATGTTTTTCCTAGACAACAATGTCTCTTTTGTAGAAGATGATTCTCCTTTTTATGAACGTGACGAATATGATTTCTTATTAAAGAATGAAAATGAAACTTTAACTGTTGATGTAAAAACTAGGACAGAGGATTTTCATATAAGGACTTTGGAAATGGTTGAACAAGCCAAGAATCACCCTAAGGACATTTTCATCTCTGTCAGGCTTCTGAAGGATACATTCACAGTCAAACTCTTGGGCTGGTTCACTTATGATGACATGATAAACAAAAACCAAATCGAAAACCAAGGCTATTTGGATAATTATGTAATGTATGATAGAGATTTAAGGTCTATGGAAGAATTTGAAGAAATAATTAGTAATTTCCAAAAATAATCATCTATCTTTTTTTTAGAAATAGTTTTATATTGTAAACTCTAAATTTATACCTATCCTTTAATTTTTAAAATATAAAGAGGGTTTGGTATGAATAACTTATTTATTTTAACAGAAGAAAGAGCTAAAAATGATGTTGTAGAGCAAATCTTGGAATTGTATTCAAAGGAATATGGAAAAAAAGCTAATTTTAATGATGTGAACATCATTCCTGAAATTAAGAATAACAAACACACTTTCCAATATAAAGTTGAAGGGGCTGAAATCGAAGGCATTGATAGGATTGCATTACTAATTGTCTCAGGATATTCCAGTTTTGTTGATTTTTTACTTTTTGAACAGGAAGATAAGCCAGACAACAGAAATGACAACTTATTGATGTTGATCGAGGAAACAAAAACCAGCGATAAGGAATCTAGAAATACTGGCGTTTACCAAAGAAGCTCAAAATTCGTATATTCAGATTACTATTATCCTGACGTTCCTAAGTATATGCTATATAATTCCGAAAACAGCGATCATAACAAGGCTCCTACTGACACCAGTGTTTTTGGAACTAACCTTTTATTGACACAAAATGTAACAATTATTGGAAAAGACTTGCATTACTTCAGGAAATTCGAGTCAATTGAAGATTTGGCAAGAACCAAAAACAGAATGAGAAGACCACCTAAAGGAAATGTTCCTATTGACATTACCATAAAAGATGATAGGATTGAGGTTTCAGGCAGATTGTCCAAGCCTGCAAATGAAGGGAATATTGGACATGACCCTAACATAGGTTCCTTAACTTCCATTGCCAAGACTTTAAGAGTTTTGGGCTGGAATGGTAGAATTGTCATTACTCAACATGGAGTCAAACAGGAAAAAGTGAATAGAATGAGAAGCAATAAATTCCTGAACATTGCCTCCATTCTGGATGTCGAACTAGATGGAATCAGGTTCAGAAAACCAAGATTGCCTACTCAATATTGGAAATATGAGGAGAATTCTGAAAAGTTGGGAACCATTTTCTTGCATTTGCTAGCCATAGGTCTAGATGAGGACATCAAAGGAATTTACGAAAACCATGCAGGCTGTGAGAGAGGCTATTTCTACACAAAAAGAAATACTACTGTAACAATTCCTAAGAAAGACAAGAAGGGAGTGAACTTGTACATACCTGATCTGATTCTTAGAAATGATAAATATAAAGAGATTTTATTGATTGAGGGGAAACAGTCCTCAACTTTAGATAGAGGATTAGAAGAAATAGAGTATTTTGACTCTATTGAAGATGAAATCATTACTCCAAATTACAGAGATTATTCCATCAGAAGATGGGTTGTAACTTATGGTAGAGACATTTATCACAATAATCTCAATCCAAAGGTTCTATTCCATTTGAATAAAGATGGAAGTTACTATGTAAATGATAA includes:
- a CDS encoding BspA family leucine-rich repeat surface protein, with protein sequence MFEKERYVEPANKALERINTKKIDIFKTIKNSYYFDINFLDENDNGYFPDSQEKDFRGQVQEGLERGNGIFIRLFQLFVDETGSFKDAEEYDDILVFDDTVYYEGYVKECYNDFWGYDEEDFDDDELDDDYDDEDYEDYDDEPEATFFSIESNKDSFYVACTVNEVPPITDFICDLGINICKEEDGYGLRIGYTYLPDDSFHTNVIFEDLMLSGEIDDPLTQALVFLLERNIVFEGEEDSEGKDEDIFENFLQDIKKETSAEIADVKIKSKSDKFEKEADELLESGEINNYLEHFERLNTTTDSIYNLGEHDVLIILKDGTNLTDWEKVDSNQDILYISEDLSNCNYSPRKYIYSTSLKAAVITGVTNKIKDMESMFENCTSLTDLSGLETWDTSNIEKMEYMFKNCSSLTDLSLLENWDITKANKLWNMFQGCSSLEDISALANWDTSHLTSVASMFSRCSSLEDISALANWDTSHVKNMSGMFGSCSSLEDISALANWDTSHLTSVGGIFSGCSSLVDISALAGWDTSKVSSLGDLVSYCSSLISLSGLENWDTSKVESMLGAFRGCSSLVDISALANWDTSKVETMWVVFENCSSLVDISALANWDTYKVTGMRYMFSGCSSLKDISSLENWDTSKVTDTIGMFKGCSSLTDLSPLVNWNLSRVVDARGMFKGCSSLVDLSSLKDWSFTHICVMKSMFKGCSSLVDVSDLDWEISSMMDTIEIFDDCPNIEAYPSWYEK
- a CDS encoding DNA-3-methyladenine glycosylase I, whose amino-acid sequence is MSDKTRCHWVKESSDILRKYHDEEYCVPNFDDDYLFEILVLVNFQSGLSWEIMLIKREAFREAFDGFDVEKVANYDDEKIEELLSNESIIRNRNKINAVINNAQIFIKISEEYGSFYDYIKTFTNGEIIHERSLTESELSRDMVSDLRKRGMKYLGPVTMYSYLQTVGVINSHEETCFLY
- a CDS encoding cysteine peptidase family C39 domain-containing protein; this translates as MDYQNTNYTCCPTSLAMASMILYHYRSESTCAKALGTSKGSGTSPAQLIANAPKLGFRIIPIARNSKEVKKYLKKGFPVICHWQVNQSRNCKGDYTGNFGHYGLIWDMTSTHYVVADPAKGVNRKYRFACLDNANKGYRQNYYVVCPA
- a CDS encoding tetratricopeptide repeat protein gives rise to the protein MQEIDYMFQMARNDEEKIEMCNMLLDKYLNSYVNVLFRKGETLGDLKRFDEAISVFKEILHFSGDDIAGRAHNSIGFCYSQKMEWDKAISHFEEAKKYSNNPLFLVNLAIAYKKLNQNEKALEIFKELKNSGYPLDEYKVVIEDLEHKVKTDQLFKDTLFKSLPEAFMQASIYSNMEDYENAIKVYDLITDRIPIHLSAWRDKAFAYTQLEKYDEALRCYNQALAINPDEPYSLFFKGSIYMKMEEFDQALQLLKRAYEILPDENAFLDNYSYVLFRVGKYQETVDVCNKILSRMPNHLQVLIVKGEALEKLGKHEEAIDNYDNALRFYPDSHVVWSSKALVLRNIGKLEESLNCYYKALELSPANPEVLNGMAMTYAALGDFDKSLEIVKGLNSSTEDS
- a CDS encoding histone family protein, with the translated sequence MSEIPVAPVVRILKDAGAERISDDAKKAFADAVEASAEELAKKVIKAAAHAGRKTVTVDDIKFVCE